Below is a window of Aerococcus viridans DNA.
AGTAAATTATTCAAATAGGGAGTAAATATGAGAAGTATATTTTATATGAGTTTGTTTATAATTTTTTGGGCTAACATAGGGTATCCTTTATCAATTTTAGCGATAGGAAAAGTAATTAAGCGAGATAATAAAAAAAACTATTCAAATAAACCTTCGGTTACTGTCATGGTAGTTGCCCACAATGAGGAAAAGGTTATTGAAAATAAATTAATAAATCTAAAAGAGTTGAATTATCCTAAAGAAAATATCAAGTTTTTAATAGCATCGGATAATAGTACGGATAATACCAATAGAATAGTAGAAGAATATCAGAAAAAAAATCCTGATTTCCCTTTAGAACTGTATATATCCAAAGAGCATAAAGGTAAGACCAACGCACAAAATGAAGCACAAAAAAGAGTACAAACAGAATACTTAGTAATGACAGATGCAAATTCTATGATTGATAAAGATGCTATTATTGAACTAATGTCTAGTTTTACATCAGATAATATCGCGTATGTAACAGGAAAATTACAATATATAAATGAAAAATCTAGTACAACCAGTTCAAATGAATCTTTTTATTGGAAACTAGATTTAACTGTTAGAGAAATAGAAAGTAGAATTCAGACTATTACTGCAGGCAATGGGGCTTTATATGCAATAAAAAATGATAAATATTACGATTTCAATCCCATAAATAGTCATGATAGTATGATGCCTCTATTTTTTGCACTTAAGAAAGAAAGAGCAATTGCTAATCATCAGGCATTAGTTTATGAAAAAGCTGGTGAGACTATTTCGGATGAGTATGGGCGTAAGGTTAGGATGAACAGAGCACTACTGTCGCATATTATACCTGATATAAGAATACTAAACGTTTTTAAATTTCGCTGGTTTTCTTATTTTTATCTAGGACATAGAACCGCACGTAATTTATTGTGGTTAGCTCATGCTTTGTTGTTAATTTCAAACGTATTTTTGGCATTGTATGCTCGATTTTATTTTTACGCTTTTATAATTCATATTGCTATATTAATTTTAGGCTTATTTAAACCATTTTATAGCAGCAATAATAGGTATATAAATTTAATTCATTATTATGTTATAACGATAATAGCACAATGGAATGGTATAATAAATATTTTAAGTGGAAAAGCGAAACCGGTTTGGGAAAAAGCAGAAAGTACAAGACAATAGCCATTTATTGATATTTTTTTGTTGTAGAAAGGATAATATAAGTTGAACATTTTACACATAGCAGCTGTTTCTTTTAACAAAAAGTCTGGAACTAGTGTTGTTATACCTAAGATAGTTGAGGAGCAAAATAGACTTAAAAATACAAATGTAGCATTATTAAATTATAGTAGGAATGTAGAACTTACTGATAAACAAATTAACGAAAATTATAATTTTGATTATATCCCATACAATAAGCAGCTTAAATCACTTGAAGGGTTATCTGTTCCGTTTGATAGGCCGGATATAGTGATAATACATGGAGTATACCAGTGGAGGATAAATGATCTAATTAAAGAAATTATAAAAAAGGAGATTCCTTATATTCTCGTGCCTCATGGATCTATAACGGTTACTGCCCAAAACCAAAATAAAATAAAAAAACAAATTGGTAATAAACTATTTTTCAATAGCATTGTTAAAAATGCAAAAAAAATTCAGTACCTATCTAGTGGAGAGGCGGAAGCTTCTACGGGATGGAGTAGTAATTATTTTGTGTTAGGAAACGGTATAGATATACCAAAGAAAAGTAATAAGCGAAACTTTAAAAATAAAAATAATCAGCCAATAAATATTAACTATATAGGAAGATTAGATATTAGCCATAAAGGGTTAGATTATTTATTGGAATCTGTGAATATAATCAAAAGACATTTAGAGGATAATTTCATTAGTATAAATATATATGGTCCTGGTAAGAAGAATAATGAAGAAAAAATTTCTAAATATATAAAAGAGAATAAATTAGATAAAATTGTAAATATGATGGGACCAATATACGGTATTGAAAAGGAAGAAATGTTCTTAAATACTGATATAAATATATTATTATCAAGACACGAAGGATTGCCTACAACTGTTCTAGAAGCTCTTTCTTATGGTATTCCTACACTATTAACACCAGGTACTAACCTTGCAGATGAAGTAGAAAAAAATAAATGCGGTTGGAAAGTTGAAGCTGATACTAAAGAAATCTCTAGTAAAATTAAACAAGTTTTAATCAATTCTACAGAAGAAGAGATTGATGAGTATAAGGCAAATGCAACCAAGTTTGTAGAAGTTAATTATGGATGGGAAAAAATAAGCACTATCGCTCTTGAAGAATATGGGAAAATAGTAAGCTTACAAAAAACAAAAGGGAAAACTTTATGATTTTACATTTCACAATTGGGATATATATATTGCTAATCGGTATAATTTTTTCAAATTTCGAGAAAAATATGAATAGAGGGTTGACTACAATTGTATTATTCCTATTTTTGTTTATACTATCTGCTTTTCGCTCAGATAGTGTAGGTACAGATACACAAAATTATATTCAGACATTTAAAATAATTTCAACTGCAGCTTCGTTAAACTTTGAATCTTTTGATATGGAGGCGGGTTATTTATTTTTTAATAAAATTCTAGCAATATTATTTAATAATCCTCAATGGTTATTAATAACTACAAGCGCAATTGTATTTACTGGGGTTGGCATTATTGTATATAGATACTCAAAAAATATATGGATGAGTACATTTTTGTTTTTTGGACTAAATTTTTTTACATCATCGATGAATACAACCAGAACCTTCTTATCTTTAGTGATACTTTTATTCTCTATTCAGTTTATTTTTAAAAACGACTTTTTTAAATTTTTAATAGTTGTTATGGTAGCAACCACTTTTCACCAAAGTGCTATTATATTCATAATAGCATGGTTTATTTCAAAAATTAAATTGAATAAATTTACACTCCTAATTTTCACAAGCTTAAATTTACTAATCTTTTTGTTTTTGCCATTACTGCTTAGGTTAATAGTGATTGTATTTCCCACATATTTGAATTACTTGAGTAGTAGTTTTTACGAAGATGGCGTTAAATTAGCTAGTGTCATAAATTTTTCTATTAATTTACTAATATTTATAATAATTTATTTACTGTACAATTCTTCATATGTTAATAGGGAACTAATGCGTCCAGAAGATATCAATATATTTAATAAAAGTCTAAACATTCTCCTTATTGGCGTTTCTCTCTCTTTTTTAGCAATTAGATTTAGTTTACTAACTAGAGTTAGCTATTACTTCATGATAATGTCAATTTTATTACTTCCGAATGTAACAAAGTTGGTAAAGAAAAGAAATCTTCGAATGGCTTTAATGTTCACTATAATTTTTATTTTCTTTATGTATACAATGATAGTAAATGCCATTAGACCAGAATGGGATTCGATTTATCCATATAAATTTTTTTGGAATAATTAATATAATTTTTTATTTAATATAGTTAGGAGATAATAAATGAAATATATACTAGTTGAAATAGGACCGATAGCTCAATTCCCGCCTGCAATGAATGTCTTACAAACTCTTGATGATTTAAACGTGGAAGTTATATTAATAACTAACCAGATTACTAAAGAAGTTAAGGAAATTTGTTTAAATAGAAATATAAAGTATATTGAGATTTTACCTGAGCTATCACATGATATTTCAGTTACTAAAAAGATAAGAAGACTTTTCAAAGTAAGAAAATTAATTTGGAAAGAAATTAATAAAATCTATGATGATAACACTGTAGTTTGGGTCTGTTCGGATAATGCCATAAAACATCTAGGGAAAGAATTACTAAATAAAAATTATATTCTGCATATGTACGAATTGAGTAAAAAAATCCGTATCATTTCTAAATTACCTTTTTTAACAATTTCTACAGAAAGATATGCAAAATCAGCACTTGCAGTCATACAAGCAGAATATAACCGATCTCAAATTTCAAAAATATGGTGGAATCTAGAAAAACTGCCATTTATTTTACCCAATAAACCATATGAAAATGTAATTGAAACAAAAGAAGTAAGAGATTTTGAAATAGAAATTTCAAAATTATCTAATCGGAAAATTGTCTTGTATCAAGGCGTAGTGAGTAAGGAGAGACCGTTAGATAATATAATTGAAGCTGTAAATCAGTTGGGTGATGATTACGTATTTGTTTTAATGTCTAATAAAAATCCTTATGAGCAATTACAAAAGGAAAATTACTTATACATCCCTTTCGTTAATCCACCCGAACATTTAAGAATTACTAAATATGCTTTTATCGGTGTACTCTCTTATAAACCAGTTGACAGTAATTATTCAAAATTAAATGCACTTTATTGTGCTCCTAATAAATTGTTTGAATATACTTCTTTTGGCATTCCAGTTATAGGAAATGATGTTCCAGGACTTAAATTCCCAATTGAAAAGTTTAATATGGGAGCTATCTATTCACAGGATAATGTCAATCAAATTAAAAAATCTATACTATTAGTAGAACAAAATTATAATTTATTTAGTTCCAATGCAAAAAAATACTACGATTCAGTAAATGTTCATGAGATTATAGATAATGTTTTGAAGGAAGTTAACGTTGAACTTAGAAGGAGAGAAAGGGAGTGAATCAATTAAATAAAATTTTGAAAAATAGTAATATTAATAATGGAATATGGTTATACATGCTCCAAATATTCAATACTGTAATACCATTAATAACGTTACCTTATGTGACTAGAGTTTTAGGAGCTAAACAGTACGGAGATTTTGCAATAGCATTAAACATTATAAATTACATGGTTGTTATGGTAGATTATGGTTTTAATCTATCAGCGACTCGAAAAGTTGCTCTAAACAATAGCAAAGAAGGCTTAAATAGATTATTTTCTACAATTGTAATCATCAAACAGTTTTTGCTACTAATTGCTTTGATTATTCTTATAACATATTTATATTTTTCCGACTATAATCAAACTCAAAATTTGGTATTTATGGTTTTATTTATTTCATTGATAGGATATTCGTTACAGCATAACTGGTTGTTTCAAGGATTACAACAAATGAAATTTATTTCTATAATTAATATAACAGGTAGGTCAATATCAATATTACTAACATTTTTGTTAGTTAAAGGCCCAAACGATTTAATAATTTATGGTTTGTTATACTCAATTTCTCCTGTTATTGGAGGGATTATGTCGGTTTTACTGGCTTTGACAAAATTTAAACTAAAGTTTGTTAAAGTACACATAGATAATCTTGTTGAAGAATTGAGGGACGGTTGGTATGTCTTTACTACTTCCTTTAGTAGTAAAGTATTCGGGTCAATTGGAATTACCTTTCTAGGAATATTTTCTTCTAGTAGTATAGTTGGAATTTATTCAGCTATAAATAAGATCCCAACGACGCTACTTATGGTATGGCAACCTATAAGCCAAATACTGTATCCTATCTCCAGCAAAAAAATGGAGAAATCTTTCACTGAGGGTCTGTCATCAGTGAAAAAAAATTCCAAATATATTGTTCCCATTTTTATCATAGTAGCATTAGCTATCGCTATATTTTCAGAATCAATAATAAAATTAGTTTTCGGAAATGAGTATTATATTTATAGTTATTGGATATTTCCTTTACTAGGATGGATGATATTTTCAATAGTGAATAATTTTATGGGCGTGCAAATTCTATTAGCAGCAGGTTTTGAAAAAGAGTACAGCAACGCATTTCAAATTAGTATTTGTATTAATATATTTTTGAATTTTGTATTAATAAAACTTTTTGAAGGAAATGGTGCAGCAATTGCTCCATTTTTATCTGAACTGATACTTACATTTATCCTAAGTTTAAAAATAAAAGGAAAATTTAAAAATGGAGGTCAAAAATAATGAAAAAAATAATGGTAGTATTTGGAACCAGACCGGAAGCCATTAAGATGAGTCCTGTGGTAAAAGAATTAAAAGCGCGAAAGTCAATTCAAACGATTGTTTGTGTTACAGGTCAACATAAAGAGATGTTGGAACAAGTTTTGAGTACATTTGATATTATACCGGATTATAATTTAGAAATTATGAAAGATAACCAATCACTATTTGATGTGACTATCAATATTTTAGACCGTATTAAGATAGTTTTGGAAAAAGAGAATCCTGATGTTGTTTTAGTTCATGGTGATACATCTACTACATTTGTAACTTCATTAGCTTGTTATTATAAACAAATTCCAGTAGGTCATATTGAAGCAGGTTTGCGGACGAATAATATATACTCTCCATTTCCCGAAGAGTTTAATAGGCAAGCTGTAGGATTAGTTGCAAAATATCATTTTGCACCGACAATATCAGCAAAAGATAATCTTCTAAGTGAAGGGAAAAATTCTGATGATGTGTATGTAACAGGAAATACAGCTATCGATGCTTTAAAGACTACAGTAAACGATACATATACTCATGATTATTTGGATTGGGCATCAGATAGTAGGCTAATTTTAATTACTGCACACAGAAGAGAAAACTTAGGTAAGCCCATGGAAAATATGTTTAAAGCTATTAAACGAATTATAGATGAGACACCCGATGTTAAAGCAATTTATCCTATCCATATGAATCCAATGGTTAGGGACGCTGCAGAGAAAATTTTAGGACAAGTGGACAGAATTAAAATAATTGATCCTTTAGAAGTTGTTGATTTTCATAACTTTATAGCGCGTTCTTATTTAATTTTAACTGATAGCGGGGGTATCCAAGAAGAGGCCCCTGGACTTGGTGTACCAGTACTAGTAATGAGGGAAACTACTGAAAGACCTGAAGGTATACGAGCAGGTACTTTAAAATTAGTTGGAACAGATGAAGAAGTAATTTATAAAACTTTTAAAGAGCTTCTAGAAAATCAACAGATTTATGATTCAATGAGCAATGCGAGCAATCCTTATGGAGATGGTACGGCTGCAAAACAAATTGTAAATATATTAGAAAAGAACTAAAGGCTCATAATCGATAATGTATCAGAAAATTATGGTTCCATAGTATATAGGGCTGATAACTTTTTTGAAGAAAGAGTTCTGTATCAAATAGTGTTGGTAGGAAATTCTTAGGAATTTGGCTCTACAATATATAGGACTGATGACTTCAAAAATGAACTGCCCCCTGTCAAGTAGACAAGCAAATAAACAAATTTTTGTGTGCCATGTATGAATTTCTCATGCATGGCTTTTTCTTATAATGGAATCCGTAATCCCATTGATAAAGTAACGCGTTTCGAGTTATAAAAGTTAATGTAAGTATTAATGGCGCTCTCTAAATCTTCAAAATATTCAAAATGTCTTCTTCTATAACAATCATCCTTAAGGATGCCCCAGAAACTTTCCATAGGTCCGTTATCAATACAATAGCCTGGTCTCGACATACTTTGTATAACCTCATTTCTCTTTATATATTCTTTGAACCAATGGGAAGTATACTGATAACCACGATCACTATGTATCAAAGTCTTATTTGGTAACAGTTGACCTTCAATTTGCTTAAATGTTTCAGCTACGAGGTGGTTGTTATTGGAAATTCCTAATTTCCACGCAATAATTTTCTTCTCACCATAATCCAAAACTGCACTCAAATAGGCTTTAGAGTGGTTATTGTATTTTAATTCTGTTACATCAGTTAACAGGACTTCATTTGCTTTATAAGTTTTTTTGAATTCGCGATTTAACACATTTTCAGCTACATTTTGTGGTTTATGCGGTTTATAGTGGTATCGTTTCTTACGAATAACTGATTTTATACCTAAATGAGTCATTACTCTGCATACACATTTATGATTAGCTTTCTCCTCACAATAGTGATTCAAATAAATCGTCATTTCCTATATCCATATATACCATTAACTTCTTCATTCACGTCAATAATTGTCTTCATGATATTATTTAAGCGTATTTCCTCAGCCGTCGGCTTTCGTTTTAACCACTTATAATATCCAGCACGACTAACCCCTAATACCTGACATAAAAGAGTTATTTTGAATCCTTTTTCTTTTAGGCAGGAGATGGTTTGAAATTCCGCTTCATATCGTGCTCTTTTAATATCGACCCTCTTTCTATCTCCTCGAGCTTTTTTAATACCGCATTCTCTGTTTTTAAGTACTCATTTTTAGCTTTTAAAGTAGCTATTTCTGTACGTAACTGTTCAGTTTCAGTTTGAATCGTAGAAGGTTTTCGGCGTCCTCGTCCATCTATTAGGCCTTCACTTCCATGTTTTTTATATTTTTGAACCCATAAGTAAACGTTATTATAAGATACTTGATATTTTTTTGCTGTTTGCATATATGATAAGTTATTGGATAAACAATCCTTGACCATTTCTATTCGCTCACTGGTCGTTGTTTTTCTCATTTTCATAGTGTACAACTCGGGTTTCGTACTGTAACTCTTACTACTTTTACCCTCAGTATACTTCATTATCCAATAACTTACAGTTGCTACAGCAGGAACATTGAATCTTAGTGTTAGATCTCGAAGAGATCCCTCATCGTTTAAATAAGCATTAACTACCTCTTGTTTAAATTCTTCAGAATATATATTATTTAATTTTCTAGGTTTCAAAGCCTCTAAACCATACTTTCGATATTTATTATCATATTGATAGAATATTGTATTATGTATCGATAACCCATACTCTGTTACCAAAGTTGGATAATTTATACCATCTTTGATGAACATCAGAATATATTTTTCTAACACATCTGCAGAATATACTTTTCTATTCATAAAAAAATCCCCTCTAAAGTAGACTTATTTTATTAAGTGTCTGCTTTAGAGGGAGCATATCAAAAAGTCATTAGTTCTATATTTTTTTACAAAATAAGAGGAATCTCTATTATCATAAAGTTAACCACAATCATAGATAGAATAGGAGATTCCCGTATGAATAAGGTTATCAATACCACGTTGCAATTGAAAGATGAAAATATAACCTTTGAAGATAAAGTTGAAGAAATAACAGTTAAGAATATAAAGTCACCGATCTATTTCGGCAGGTTAGATGTAAATCCTCAGTATTGTCCAGCCTGCGGCTGTGTTAAACAAGGAAATAGTATCGTTAAGAATGGGGCTAAAAAAATCCAGAATCACGCTAACAAATATATCAGGGTTACCTGCCTACCTTGAATTACGAAAACAACGCTATCACTGTAGAGAATGTGATAGCTACTTCACTGCTAAATCAGAGGTAGTCGGTGATAACTATTTTATTTATAAGCGCGTTAAACGGATGATATTAGACTTTGCTACCAATGCGTGGTCACTTAAAGATATCGCAACGGCATGCAACGTTTCTGGTGAAGAAACTTCAGGCAAACTGACTTATATCCCAATTATCGGTATCCTTATATTCAAGCTTAGGGCTTGTGATGCGTGTGGAGTCAAAAATGAATCGACTGAAGATATTATTAAGTATGGCTTTAGAACGACATTTGTAAGATTACCTGATGGTCCGGCGAATTTGGCTGATTATGATATTGAGGTTGTAGAAGTGCTTTTGGATGATTTTGATGAGAAATCTCATTTTCCCTATATAACTGTTGAAATCCTTGGTAGTGTGAAGAATTTGGATGTGATAAAAGTGCATTTACGTGGAGTAGATAAGCTGTTTGTTAATAGTGGCAGCTACTTTAATGATGAGTGGACTGAAGGGCAAATGGCTAAGCTATTTAAGATTTTTCATACCTATGTTATTGGCAGACCAAATGGGTACTCCGAGGGTGTTTACTGGCAATAGGCTTGGACCTTTTTACTTGGGAAAAGCGTTCTTTACCAATATGTTTGGGCGGATGAAGTCCTTAAAGGTGGCAGCGAGAGACCAAATATATTCAAAAATCTGGGTTGATCAATTGGCAACGTCTCATGAGGTTACTTTCATTCGTGATGACTTGCCTATCATTCATCTAGATATTCAAGCTATGACACTAACAATTAGGTCGATCCAGATCGCTATATTGTGCGGGAGGGCTAACAACTATTGAATGTGAATAAAAATTTTGTAGGAGATATGAAGCGCTATCATGATTTAGTTATTGTCTTTCTATCATTAATAGTGGAAATGATTTGGAACAGTTCTTGAACGAGCGAATTCTTGAATTGATTTTAATCAATTATTCAGATAAAGATTATTTACCGATGCAAAATGCGTTGCGTATTTTGGGTCAAGCAGAAATAGTGATTACTTCTCATTATCATGCCTTAGTTTTGTCCATTGCTAATAAGGGGCTAATTTTTTCAGTGATGAAGGATGAGGTGGGCGATAAAGGGGATTACTACAATAATAAATGGTGGTTTAACTCAACAAGTTTTTGATGATTTAGGTATCGATGAGACACGTTTAATGAAAATAAATTTCGCAGATACTTTTGAAATGGTGAAAAATTTTACTATCATAGGTTGAACAGCAAAATCACTACATATCACAATTTTTTCTTAGAAAACATAATTGTACTGATTCAATTACGTATAGATTATAAAAATGAGTATATGACAAGTAATATTGTATAAATAAGAAAAAACCTTTCTTTCGAGCTATATCTAGGACTATAATGTAAGGGGATACAAAGTTTATCTAGCAATATAAATTGATCAAGAAACACAACATGATATATAATTGCGAGCAAATTTGTATCTTTATATTCTAAACTGAGGGAGATTTCTAAATAAAACATGTAATTTCGTTTTGCCAATGTTTGTGTGAATAACCTTTTTCAAATATCCGTTTTACATTCACGGTTATGAAGAGAAAAAACGCAAAAGTATGTTGTTGTTATTTTGTATTTTTAGTCAGTATACATTCTATGGGATGTTGTTTTAATATATGTTGAAATACAGAATATGATTGTACATTTATTGATATGAAGATCAGTAACAGTTGGTGCGTGGCATTTATTTTTATAATGAAATTGTGGTGGAGAAAATGGATAAAGTAGCTATTATCGGTGCAACGAACGCGATTGGCCGTCAGGCGGTAGAACAATTTTCTATGGCGGGCTATGAAGTCATCGCTGCACATTATGAAGATGTTGAAGTTCCAAACTTACCCGGTGTGGAATATATTTTTATTCAACCGGGGGATACTGCGATTGTTGAGGATATCTTGGAGCAAGCGCGGATTGTGATATTACCGGTAGTTACAGAAATCTGTGATATTCCAAAACTTATTAACTATGAGGAACGGTTATTCAATATTATTGACATCTGTGAAGACTTACCGATAGATGAATTTTACTATACTGTAGCGAGTGCTGAGCATCCAGATGAGATTGATTTTGAAATGAAGCAAGTACAAAAACGATTAAAAGCATATATCGAGAACGCTGACTTAAATCAACAGCCAATCGATATGTTTAAATTTGCAGATCAATTTACTGAATTGATCCAAAGGGATGTTGCTTCGCTTGCAAGGAAACACAATAATACGATTATATTTGATTTTTGAAAATGACTCCTTTCTTTTCATTCGATGATTTCCATGTGGTAAGATAAGACAAAAGGAAATTGCTTATCAAAATGGGGAATGCAGATGAAAGGAATTAATCTTGTTCGACTTGCGGGCTTTTTTGCCGGCATGAGTATCGCTGTTGGGTTAGTATGTGTGATTACCATCAGTAACCTCATTGTTGATGAGGAACCGAAAGTATCGGATATTATTGTTGTACCAGAAGGCGCTAGTGAGCGGGCTGGTGAAGCAGTTGATTTGCTTGAAGCAGGTTATTCACGGTCAGGAAAAATTATTGTAAGTCCACTAACCCAGTCAAATCTAGATTTTTATGTGGGAGCGGGTGCACCAAGTGATGCTTTAATTAACGAAGGGAACGCTACGTCTACCTATACCAACGCACGAAACACCTTGAAGATGATGCAAGAAATGGGCTATGATTCAGCCATTATTACTTCATCTGACTACCATATGCTGCGGACAAAAATGATTTACGAACGGCAAAATCGCCATTACGGGTTTGATTTAACATACGTCGCTACCTATCATGATGTTGCCGGTGAGGAAGTGACTTGGTGGCAAGCCAATCGTCAAGCTGGCTTTAAAGAAATCAAGAAATTTTGGGGCTACATGTTCTTCCTTTACCATTGGGTAGATGAAGACTAGCAAGTGAGTAAAAAAGTCATCCAACTAGGGTGGCTTTTTTTAGCCGTAAATGCGGCATATTTGACGTATTTTCGCCTATTGCAGGCCAAGGTATTACTCTAGTAGGGACAAGGGACTTCTCAAATCCTTAGAATAAGCGCTAAGTACTCGGTACGGGCGTTACAGTTATAACACGATACAAGCAGTCGGTCTGCTAAATTTTGTTTAAGTGCATAGTAAAATGTATAATGAAGACAACGAAAATTCCGAAATTTTTTAAAAAAGCTAAGGGGTATATATGGTTAACGAATTTTTTACATCCGGTAAATCTTTTTCAGAAATGGAAAATTCAGTTTTAGAATATTTAAAGTTACATAAAAGTAATCTTAAGCAGCTAACTATTCAAAAAGTAGCTGATGAGACGTATATATCAAAGTCGACGATTTTTCGTTTAAGTAAGAAGTTAGGTTTTGAAGGGTTTACGGATATGATATATCACTTGAGTAAACAGGATGTAAATGTTGAAAATAAGGACCTAGATACCTACGTCAGGGGCATTAATGAAGATGTGAGAAATATTTTCATACAAAATGAAAAGGCACTAGCACAATTTAGACAAATGATACGAGCAAATAAAAGTGCCTTATACGTAATTGGAACGGGGTATTCTGGTATTTTAGGTGAGTATTTTTATAAAAGGTGCTTGGGAAAGGTGAACTTGTTTATTACGCGAATGGTGCTGATTCAAATACATTATACTTAAACAACCTAAATCGTATTTCAAACATTATCTGTATTTCTAAAAGCGGGGAAACAGCACTGGTCAATAATAAGGCCATGATTGCGAAAGAACATGGTAAAGGGGTGATTTCTTTCACGCATTCCTCTGACAATACGTTGGCCAAGCAATCAGATATCGCTTTTATAGTAGATGATAACCAGTTTTTAGATCGTAATAATGTATATTCAACCCACTTTTATTCTTTACTCTTTCTTTACTTGGAGTATGTCATTGAAGAATCGTTTAAATAGTAAGCAAAGCGTCATTATCCTTTGATTGGGTTGACGCTTTTTTTATGGAAAATGTTTCATTTTTAAGAAAAAATGTTCAAAAATACTAAGAGCAAACATTTGTAAGCGTTTTAATGTTAAAGTAGTTTTATTCAAAGGAGGTTCGAAATATGAACAAGAGTCAAAATTTAATGGATGTAATGCAGCGATTTTCCAAGGCGATGTTTATTCCAGTTTTAATTCTACCGATTGCTGGTTTATTAATTGCGATTGGCAACATACTGGTAAATCCTAACTTGTTAGCCGCTATGCCATTTTTAGATAACCCAGTCTTAACTAGTTTTGGTAGTATCCTAACAGGGTCACTGGTAACGATTCTACAAAACTTAGGACTGATATTTTGTGTAGGAATTTCAGTTGGTTTAGCTAACAAGAAAAAAGGTGAAGCTGGTTTCACTGCAATGTTAGCCTTTCTTGTCTTTATCAATGCGATG
It encodes the following:
- a CDS encoding glycosyltransferase gives rise to the protein MSLFIIFWANIGYPLSILAIGKVIKRDNKKNYSNKPSVTVMVVAHNEEKVIENKLINLKELNYPKENIKFLIASDNSTDNTNRIVEEYQKKNPDFPLELYISKEHKGKTNAQNEAQKRVQTEYLVMTDANSMIDKDAIIELMSSFTSDNIAYVTGKLQYINEKSSTTSSNESFYWKLDLTVREIESRIQTITAGNGALYAIKNDKYYDFNPINSHDSMMPLFFALKKERAIANHQALVYEKAGETISDEYGRKVRMNRALLSHIIPDIRILNVFKFRWFSYFYLGHRTARNLLWLAHALLLISNVFLALYARFYFYAFIIHIAILILGLFKPFYSSNNRYINLIHYYVITIIAQWNGIINILSGKAKPVWEKAESTRQ
- a CDS encoding glycosyltransferase; translation: MNILHIAAVSFNKKSGTSVVIPKIVEEQNRLKNTNVALLNYSRNVELTDKQINENYNFDYIPYNKQLKSLEGLSVPFDRPDIVIIHGVYQWRINDLIKEIIKKEIPYILVPHGSITVTAQNQNKIKKQIGNKLFFNSIVKNAKKIQYLSSGEAEASTGWSSNYFVLGNGIDIPKKSNKRNFKNKNNQPININYIGRLDISHKGLDYLLESVNIIKRHLEDNFISINIYGPGKKNNEEKISKYIKENKLDKIVNMMGPIYGIEKEEMFLNTDINILLSRHEGLPTTVLEALSYGIPTLLTPGTNLADEVEKNKCGWKVEADTKEISSKIKQVLINSTEEEIDEYKANATKFVEVNYGWEKISTIALEEYGKIVSLQKTKGKTL
- a CDS encoding EpsG family protein; this translates as MNRGLTTIVLFLFLFILSAFRSDSVGTDTQNYIQTFKIISTAASLNFESFDMEAGYLFFNKILAILFNNPQWLLITTSAIVFTGVGIIVYRYSKNIWMSTFLFFGLNFFTSSMNTTRTFLSLVILLFSIQFIFKNDFFKFLIVVMVATTFHQSAIIFIIAWFISKIKLNKFTLLIFTSLNLLIFLFLPLLLRLIVIVFPTYLNYLSSSFYEDGVKLASVINFSINLLIFIIIYLLYNSSYVNRELMRPEDINIFNKSLNILLIGVSLSFLAIRFSLLTRVSYYFMIMSILLLPNVTKLVKKRNLRMALMFTIIFIFFMYTMIVNAIRPEWDSIYPYKFFWNN
- a CDS encoding flippase; translated protein: MNQLNKILKNSNINNGIWLYMLQIFNTVIPLITLPYVTRVLGAKQYGDFAIALNIINYMVVMVDYGFNLSATRKVALNNSKEGLNRLFSTIVIIKQFLLLIALIILITYLYFSDYNQTQNLVFMVLFISLIGYSLQHNWLFQGLQQMKFISIINITGRSISILLTFLLVKGPNDLIIYGLLYSISPVIGGIMSVLLALTKFKLKFVKVHIDNLVEELRDGWYVFTTSFSSKVFGSIGITFLGIFSSSSIVGIYSAINKIPTTLLMVWQPISQILYPISSKKMEKSFTEGLSSVKKNSKYIVPIFIIVALAIAIFSESIIKLVFGNEYYIYSYWIFPLLGWMIFSIVNNFMGVQILLAAGFEKEYSNAFQISICINIFLNFVLIKLFEGNGAAIAPFLSELILTFILSLKIKGKFKNGGQK
- the wecB gene encoding non-hydrolyzing UDP-N-acetylglucosamine 2-epimerase, producing MKKIMVVFGTRPEAIKMSPVVKELKARKSIQTIVCVTGQHKEMLEQVLSTFDIIPDYNLEIMKDNQSLFDVTINILDRIKIVLEKENPDVVLVHGDTSTTFVTSLACYYKQIPVGHIEAGLRTNNIYSPFPEEFNRQAVGLVAKYHFAPTISAKDNLLSEGKNSDDVYVTGNTAIDALKTTVNDTYTHDYLDWASDSRLILITAHRRENLGKPMENMFKAIKRIIDETPDVKAIYPIHMNPMVRDAAEKILGQVDRIKIIDPLEVVDFHNFIARSYLILTDSGGIQEEAPGLGVPVLVMRETTERPEGIRAGTLKLVGTDEEVIYKTFKELLENQQIYDSMSNASNPYGDGTAAKQIVNILEKN
- a CDS encoding IS3 family transposase: MTIYLNHYCEEKANHKCVCRVMTHLGIKSVIRKKRYHYKPHKPQNVAENVLNREFKKTYKANEVLLTDVTELKYNNHSKAYLSAVLDYGEKKIIAWKLGISNNNHLVAETFKQIEGQLLPNKTLIHSDRGYQYTSHWFKEYIKRNEVIQSMSRPGYCIDNGPMESFWGILKDDCYRRRHFEYFEDLESAINTYINFYNSKRVTLSMGLRIPL